Proteins co-encoded in one Sulfuricaulis limicola genomic window:
- a CDS encoding tetratricopeptide repeat-containing sulfotransferase family protein, protein MSNLPKLLARGGALVRQGDIAGARAEFERAARDHTRNAEPWISLAAVHGMQGNYAEALRCARKAVELAPHSLQAWVNLGNAAQHTGELTQAAEAFQRARGLPGCPADIVLQLGLTLAQLGRWMEAEKPLREYLVHHPGHREATLRLARILTIKGETAAAAAMTEEYCRRHSGDTRALLQLGAIYLDQGRLQDAWRLCDQAMRESAGAAEALLFKGTLLTFEGRHAAAREVYEQLARLQPDNPQTLIMLSLACYQSADPDAGLAYARTALKANPRTIDDLTSLGNIFMMTDPAESRRLMEKALTLAPDDPRALVLRGQVLEFEGDKQGAWSSAFAAIERGSVSTEAVVVAANVAPSVGRTEEAIGLLEQVVARAGISATNQRALHFALANLCDKAKQYDRAFDHAVIANRLKNVPQNIHHGHLAQINSHMQVYAATAIASLPRSTVRSELPVFIVGMPRSGTSLVEQILSCHSKVHARGETTDIEKLADQIPYYPDGVRNLAPEKLNVMAGAYVQRLHDMAPSATRVTDKLPGNYMYLGIISQLFPGARVLHCKRDPRDICLSNYFIDFGAGLGFTYDLEALAYTYKAYQELMEHWKAMLPIPILDVQYEELVEEPRSHVEAILKFCGLEWEDACLDFHQSKRQVMTASYDQVRRPLYKSSKARWKNYARQLEPVSRILGLKDDA, encoded by the coding sequence ATGAGCAATCTTCCCAAACTGCTGGCCAGGGGCGGCGCGCTCGTCCGCCAGGGCGATATCGCCGGTGCGCGGGCGGAATTTGAAAGAGCCGCTCGCGATCACACGCGCAACGCCGAACCCTGGATCAGTCTGGCCGCCGTTCATGGCATGCAGGGTAACTACGCCGAGGCCTTGCGCTGCGCCCGCAAGGCCGTCGAGCTGGCGCCGCATTCGCTTCAAGCCTGGGTAAATCTCGGAAACGCGGCACAGCATACCGGCGAGCTCACCCAGGCGGCGGAGGCCTTTCAGCGGGCGCGCGGGCTGCCGGGCTGTCCTGCCGATATCGTCCTGCAACTCGGCCTGACGCTGGCCCAGCTCGGGCGCTGGATGGAAGCGGAAAAACCCTTGCGTGAATATCTCGTTCACCACCCCGGTCATCGGGAAGCCACGCTCCGGCTCGCCCGGATTCTGACCATCAAGGGCGAAACCGCCGCTGCCGCGGCCATGACCGAGGAGTATTGCCGACGCCACAGCGGCGATACGCGGGCGCTGTTGCAGCTGGGCGCCATTTATCTCGATCAGGGGCGCCTCCAGGACGCCTGGCGACTGTGCGACCAGGCTATGCGGGAATCCGCCGGCGCGGCGGAGGCATTGCTGTTCAAGGGCACGCTGCTGACATTCGAAGGACGTCACGCGGCGGCGCGCGAAGTGTATGAACAGCTCGCGCGCCTGCAGCCGGACAATCCGCAGACGCTGATCATGCTGTCGCTCGCCTGCTACCAGTCGGCCGACCCGGATGCCGGGCTGGCTTACGCGCGCACGGCATTGAAAGCGAATCCGCGCACGATCGACGATCTGACCTCGCTCGGCAACATATTCATGATGACCGACCCGGCGGAATCGCGGCGGCTGATGGAAAAGGCGCTGACGCTGGCGCCGGATGATCCGAGGGCGCTGGTGCTCAGGGGACAGGTGCTGGAATTCGAGGGGGACAAACAGGGGGCCTGGAGCAGCGCGTTCGCAGCCATTGAGCGTGGTTCTGTCAGCACCGAGGCTGTCGTCGTCGCCGCCAACGTCGCCCCGTCGGTCGGTCGGACGGAAGAAGCCATCGGCTTGCTCGAACAGGTCGTTGCGCGCGCCGGTATTTCCGCCACGAATCAGCGGGCATTGCACTTCGCGCTGGCCAATCTGTGCGACAAGGCAAAACAATACGACCGGGCCTTCGATCACGCCGTTATCGCCAACCGGCTGAAGAACGTTCCACAGAACATCCATCATGGCCATCTGGCGCAGATCAACAGCCACATGCAGGTGTACGCCGCGACCGCAATCGCGTCACTGCCCCGCTCCACCGTGCGTTCCGAGCTGCCGGTGTTCATCGTCGGCATGCCGCGCTCCGGGACCAGCCTGGTCGAACAGATCCTCTCCTGCCACAGCAAGGTACATGCCCGCGGCGAGACCACGGACATCGAAAAACTGGCGGACCAGATTCCCTATTATCCCGATGGCGTGCGCAATCTTGCGCCGGAGAAGCTGAACGTCATGGCGGGTGCCTATGTCCAGCGCTTGCATGACATGGCCCCTTCCGCAACCCGCGTCACTGACAAGCTGCCCGGCAACTACATGTATCTCGGCATCATCAGCCAGCTGTTCCCGGGCGCGCGGGTATTGCACTGCAAGCGCGACCCGCGCGACATCTGCCTGTCCAATTACTTCATTGATTTTGGCGCGGGGCTGGGCTTTACCTACGATCTCGAGGCGCTGGCGTACACCTACAAAGCCTACCAGGAGCTGATGGAGCACTGGAAAGCGATGCTGCCGATCCCGATCCTGGACGTGCAATACGAGGAACTGGTCGAGGAGCCGCGTTCCCATGTCGAAGCCATCCTGAAATTCTGCGGTCTCGAGTGGGAAGACGCCTGTCTCGACTTTCATCAATCCAAACGACAGGTGATGACGGCCAGTTACGACCAGGTGCGGCGCCCGCTGTACAAAAGCTCAAAGGCGCGCTGGAAGAATTATGCGCGGCAGCTGGAGCCGGTCAGCCGTATTCTCGGCCTGAAAGACGACGCATGA
- a CDS encoding tetratricopeptide repeat protein — MESAALKQQALDDIRSGRMRPALQLLSRACEQDNRDPEIWFYLGAVYGSLGDAPNAEKSFRAAIALRPDFVQARFNLANALGDQGRLAEAEAEYRAVTTLAPQHAMAWCALGYVCAKQDRLAEAEQAARRALALAPNTAEPYAALASVHLAKKELAEAIKQCTKALERDPNSISALVNLGLAHKTAGRFSEAKRFFNRALAIQPRLPEAHYTLGVIFLHEGNMDEAESAFFLALDHDPRNVHAFEQLGALLRHRDKRGKALELYRRFAEACPEHPDAKFFLAVLEGGEDPGRIPVELLAERYRDEQVASTFDEGMTKKLDYVVPVRLKEHMSGLLGSESANLDALDLGCGTGLYGSVVKPWTRRLVGVDLSAVMLAEARRKGVYDELVQGELIETLDAIDTQYDLVIAMDVLVFFGDLAPIFERVKKVLRPRGLFIFDLEKADESHRWQLHIFGNYVHSRGYITELAGRHGFSELLCEELDIRKEVNSYIKGHLVFFRSTQ; from the coding sequence TTGGAAAGCGCAGCACTCAAGCAACAGGCGTTAGACGACATACGCAGCGGCCGGATGCGCCCTGCCCTGCAACTCCTCTCCCGGGCGTGCGAGCAGGACAACCGCGATCCCGAGATCTGGTTTTACCTCGGCGCTGTTTACGGATCGCTCGGTGACGCTCCCAATGCGGAAAAATCCTTTCGCGCGGCCATCGCCCTGCGCCCGGATTTCGTGCAGGCTCGCTTCAATCTGGCCAACGCCCTCGGGGACCAGGGCCGGCTGGCGGAGGCGGAGGCGGAATATCGCGCCGTGACCACCCTTGCGCCACAACATGCCATGGCCTGGTGCGCGCTCGGGTATGTCTGCGCCAAGCAAGACAGACTCGCGGAGGCCGAACAGGCGGCGCGGCGCGCGCTCGCGCTGGCGCCGAATACCGCCGAACCCTATGCTGCCCTCGCCAGCGTGCACCTGGCGAAAAAAGAACTGGCTGAGGCGATAAAGCAGTGCACAAAAGCGCTTGAGCGCGACCCGAATTCAATTTCGGCGCTGGTCAACCTCGGCCTGGCGCATAAAACGGCGGGAAGATTTTCCGAGGCGAAAAGATTTTTCAATCGCGCCCTCGCCATCCAGCCACGGCTGCCCGAAGCGCATTACACGCTCGGCGTGATTTTTCTGCACGAGGGCAACATGGATGAAGCCGAGTCCGCGTTTTTTCTGGCCCTGGATCATGACCCGCGCAACGTCCACGCCTTCGAACAACTCGGCGCGCTGCTGCGACACCGCGACAAGCGCGGGAAGGCGCTGGAGCTGTACCGGCGTTTTGCCGAGGCCTGTCCGGAGCATCCGGACGCCAAATTTTTCCTCGCTGTCCTGGAAGGCGGCGAGGACCCCGGGCGCATACCCGTCGAGCTGCTCGCCGAGCGCTATCGCGACGAACAGGTCGCCAGCACGTTCGACGAAGGCATGACCAAAAAACTGGATTACGTCGTCCCGGTACGCCTGAAAGAACACATGTCCGGACTGCTCGGCAGCGAATCCGCGAATCTGGATGCCCTGGACCTCGGCTGCGGCACCGGCCTTTACGGTTCCGTAGTGAAACCCTGGACGCGGCGCCTCGTCGGAGTGGACCTCTCCGCCGTCATGCTGGCGGAAGCCAGGCGCAAGGGCGTGTATGACGAATTAGTGCAGGGCGAACTGATCGAGACACTGGATGCCATCGACACGCAATACGATCTCGTGATAGCGATGGACGTTCTGGTGTTCTTCGGCGATCTCGCGCCGATTTTCGAACGCGTGAAGAAAGTATTGCGCCCGCGAGGGCTGTTCATCTTCGATCTTGAAAAGGCGGACGAGTCGCATCGCTGGCAACTGCACATCTTCGGCAACTACGTGCATTCGCGCGGCTATATCACCGAGTTGGCCGGACGTCACGGTTTTTCCGAGTTGCTGTGCGAAGAGCTCGATATACGCAAGGAGGTAAATTCGTACATCAAGGGACACCTGGTATTTTTCCGAAGCACGCAATAA
- a CDS encoding IPT/TIG domain-containing protein — MHNNAKDNKLLSAWSRLIIVLLLLCLGALRPAGAATYLGTATVYQGGDPARVIDVVYVPIGFTDSWLYPAFTEGTVPYTSQFLTSYAPFTSYQSFFNIHRLDAYSTVNEEAALRTLASQYLPDVDVIIFVYRDATALVNRCGGEPNVLACANMGGDVHIHYGTYMDVLAHELGHAIGYLADEYVSTTNCPSGVYEGLEPTSINATINTDRTALKWRDWLGIDGVDLFPGALYCSTGAYRPRATCRMGAYDGGSPQQPFDPVCREGLIREINSRVYPFVSLTPSNQFQFNLSPQPKTFSVVPDLNIRPQGAAYQYEWYLNYQLIPGATSTSYTLDLSTLAPGQTHTLRIVPVDPDINDFVRIANLEKPAAIETGWFISVVATAPTISSFTPTSGGAGVPVTISGSNFTGATAVKFNGTLSTYQVVSAMQINATVPASATTGPITVTTPNGTATSAQTFTVYSPPTITYYSPLSALPGALVNVYGNNFCGIPCNPADTQLKLNGVSITPTSVSATNIQFTLPAGSTSGYLTVTTPFGAGSVYFIVQGVPQIIYFGPFIATTGTIVTIQGFNFCGIPCFASQTQARLNGLLLPITEIFPGYLKVQIPAGAASGYLTVTTPAGMATSSSQLIIQQPPTISSFTPTSGPVGTLVDMSGFPFCAFPCDASQIRVSLNGAPVTLRAALPGYLRLEIPPGATSGKFTVTTAVGSVTSTGTFTVTP, encoded by the coding sequence ATGCATAACAATGCTAAAGACAACAAGCTTCTTTCAGCATGGTCACGCCTCATCATCGTCCTTCTGCTGTTGTGCCTCGGGGCCCTGCGCCCGGCGGGGGCGGCGACTTATCTCGGCACCGCTACCGTATATCAGGGCGGTGATCCGGCGCGTGTGATCGATGTCGTCTATGTGCCGATCGGGTTCACCGACAGCTGGCTCTACCCGGCATTCACGGAAGGCACGGTGCCCTATACCTCGCAGTTCCTGACGAGCTATGCGCCCTTCACGAGCTACCAGTCGTTCTTCAACATCCACCGCCTTGACGCCTATTCCACCGTCAACGAGGAAGCGGCATTGCGTACCCTCGCCAGCCAATACCTGCCGGATGTGGATGTGATCATCTTCGTTTATCGCGATGCTACTGCTCTTGTTAACAGATGCGGTGGTGAGCCTAATGTTCTCGCTTGCGCCAATATGGGCGGAGATGTGCATATTCATTACGGTACATACATGGATGTTCTGGCTCATGAACTTGGGCACGCTATCGGTTATCTCGCCGACGAATACGTCTCTACGACAAATTGTCCCAGCGGAGTCTATGAGGGATTGGAACCTACCTCCATAAACGCCACCATCAACACCGATCGCACGGCCCTCAAGTGGCGCGACTGGTTGGGCATTGACGGGGTGGATCTCTTCCCAGGCGCGTTGTACTGCTCGACGGGAGCATATCGGCCCCGCGCAACGTGCAGGATGGGCGCGTATGATGGTGGGTCTCCTCAGCAGCCATTTGACCCCGTGTGCCGCGAAGGTCTCATCCGGGAGATTAACAGCAGAGTCTATCCTTTTGTTTCGCTGACCCCGAGCAATCAATTTCAATTCAATCTTTCTCCGCAGCCCAAGACCTTCAGTGTCGTGCCCGATCTCAATATTCGTCCTCAGGGGGCTGCCTATCAATACGAGTGGTATCTCAACTACCAGCTGATCCCAGGTGCTACCTCCACCAGTTACACACTTGATCTTAGTACCTTAGCACCAGGACAAACGCACACCCTCCGAATTGTTCCGGTTGACCCCGACATCAATGATTTTGTGCGGATTGCAAATCTGGAAAAGCCTGCGGCAATTGAGACAGGTTGGTTTATTAGTGTTGTCGCGACAGCTCCGACGATCAGTTCCTTTACACCGACCTCTGGTGGTGCAGGCGTCCCGGTGACAATTTCGGGATCGAATTTCACCGGCGCAACGGCCGTTAAGTTCAATGGAACTTTATCCACATACCAGGTGGTCAGCGCCATGCAAATAAATGCCACCGTGCCCGCAAGCGCCACCACCGGCCCTATCACCGTGACCACTCCCAACGGTACGGCCACGAGTGCACAGACATTTACGGTGTATTCACCGCCGACCATCACCTATTACAGCCCTCTTAGCGCGCTACCGGGAGCCTTGGTAAATGTCTATGGAAACAATTTCTGCGGCATTCCGTGCAATCCTGCCGATACCCAGCTGAAGCTGAACGGTGTCAGCATTACGCCGACGTCCGTGTCAGCGACCAATATTCAGTTCACGCTTCCGGCAGGATCTACCAGTGGTTATTTAACAGTCACCACGCCGTTTGGCGCGGGCTCGGTGTACTTTATCGTACAGGGGGTTCCCCAAATTATTTATTTCGGCCCCTTTATCGCTACGACCGGAACGATCGTGACCATCCAGGGTTTCAATTTTTGCGGCATTCCCTGTTTTGCTTCGCAAACCCAAGCAAGGTTGAATGGCCTTTTACTTCCGATTACGGAGATATTTCCGGGCTATCTCAAGGTCCAAATCCCGGCAGGGGCCGCATCGGGCTATCTCACCGTCACCACGCCGGCGGGTATGGCCACCAGTTCCAGCCAGTTGATCATCCAGCAGCCCCCGACGATAAGCTCGTTCACGCCCACGAGCGGACCCGTGGGCACCCTTGTCGACATGAGCGGCTTCCCCTTCTGCGCGTTTCCCTGTGACGCCTCGCAGATACGTGTGTCGCTGAACGGCGCACCGGTCACGTTGCGGGCGGCACTTCCCGGCTACCTGCGGTTAGAGATCCCGCCGGGGGCCACGTCGGGCAAGTTTACCGTCACCACGGCGGTCGGGTCGGTGACCAGTACCGGGACGTTTACGGTGACACCGTGA
- a CDS encoding tetratricopeptide repeat protein, whose translation MGTRDEAIAAHRRGDLVKAERLYRHLLRAAPSDAELHYCLGLLCFQTSRARESIQWLQQALALAPASGPTLQLLIRVSVETGDAEGALASLDRYLALHPHDAGMLHLKGQQLARLGKLRDAERAFFQAAERTGEAAMHHDLGLCRQLQGNLPGAIQAYREAIRRGHDHPRTRLWLAQCLRAVGRIREYYETATGATGDALNDIELAIEAQTARRYVCDWEGVETNQPAFMAGLQSALKQGSGASIPPGILNFMEVDEPTIASAAKKYARQLATAGDALRQKLRRPPARGDTGKLRVGYLSTDFFAHAVGFLVRDLFACHDRTRFEICGYSLRHHPDEVQARIREGCDTYRNLAGKNPEEIAHAILGDRIDILIDLAGYTSAAQPAVLAARPAPVQISWLGYLGTSGADFIDYLIADDVALPEELAGDYTERIIRLPHFMITSPLSTSEKSPSREALGLGNDGFVFCSFNQPYKLDRRTFGAWMDILRRVPGSRLWMYVPDLEACGGNLRREAMRLEVDPGRLVFAGSEPMAQHLARMALADLALDPFHISGGATSVAALYAGVPVLTLRGQSFLARMGSSINSRLGMDALDCTTPEQYVMTAVELALNPAALAAVKDQLKETRRTHRFFDTGAFVHSLEEALRIAWERHAAGQAPADIRVTDSPSG comes from the coding sequence ATGGGCACCAGAGATGAAGCCATCGCCGCCCACCGGCGCGGGGATCTCGTCAAGGCGGAGCGTCTCTATCGCCATCTGCTCCGTGCCGCCCCGTCGGACGCGGAACTTCACTACTGTCTCGGATTGCTTTGCTTTCAAACCAGCCGCGCGCGCGAAAGCATCCAGTGGCTGCAACAGGCCCTCGCTCTGGCTCCCGCGTCCGGCCCGACGCTGCAACTGCTGATCCGCGTCAGCGTTGAGACCGGCGATGCCGAAGGCGCCCTCGCCTCGCTCGATCGTTATCTCGCGCTGCATCCCCATGATGCCGGGATGCTTCATCTCAAAGGTCAGCAACTCGCGCGCCTGGGGAAACTGCGCGACGCCGAGCGCGCTTTCTTTCAGGCGGCCGAACGTACCGGTGAGGCGGCGATGCATCACGATCTGGGACTGTGCCGGCAATTGCAGGGAAACCTGCCGGGGGCGATACAGGCCTACCGCGAGGCGATCCGGCGCGGACACGATCATCCCCGCACAAGATTGTGGCTGGCCCAGTGCCTTCGCGCAGTTGGACGAATCCGCGAGTACTACGAGACCGCCACGGGCGCGACCGGCGACGCGCTGAATGACATCGAGCTGGCCATCGAGGCGCAGACCGCGCGTCGCTACGTGTGCGACTGGGAAGGCGTCGAGACCAACCAGCCCGCCTTCATGGCCGGTCTGCAGAGCGCGCTGAAGCAGGGCAGCGGCGCGAGCATTCCGCCCGGCATCCTGAACTTCATGGAGGTGGACGAGCCAACCATCGCATCAGCCGCAAAAAAATATGCACGTCAGCTGGCCACGGCCGGCGATGCATTGCGACAGAAGCTCCGCAGGCCGCCCGCGCGCGGCGATACGGGAAAACTGCGCGTGGGTTATCTGTCCACCGATTTTTTTGCCCACGCCGTCGGTTTCCTGGTGCGCGATCTCTTTGCCTGTCACGATCGCACGCGTTTCGAAATTTGCGGATACTCGCTGCGGCATCATCCTGATGAAGTGCAGGCGCGCATACGGGAAGGCTGCGACACGTACCGCAATCTTGCCGGAAAAAATCCGGAAGAAATCGCGCATGCGATCCTCGGCGACCGGATCGACATCCTGATCGATCTGGCGGGTTACACCAGCGCGGCGCAGCCGGCGGTCCTCGCGGCCCGTCCGGCGCCGGTCCAGATTTCCTGGCTCGGCTACCTCGGGACCAGCGGCGCGGATTTCATCGACTACCTCATCGCCGATGACGTCGCGCTGCCGGAGGAACTGGCCGGGGATTACACCGAACGCATCATCCGCCTGCCGCATTTCATGATTACGTCGCCGTTATCCACTTCGGAAAAAAGTCCCTCGCGCGAGGCGCTGGGGCTGGGCAACGATGGATTCGTGTTTTGCAGTTTCAACCAGCCTTACAAGCTCGACCGGAGAACCTTCGGGGCATGGATGGATATCCTGCGGCGGGTCCCGGGAAGCCGGTTGTGGATGTACGTCCCCGATCTGGAGGCATGCGGCGGCAACCTGCGGCGCGAAGCGATGCGCCTGGAGGTGGATCCCGGCCGTCTGGTTTTTGCCGGGAGCGAACCGATGGCGCAACATCTGGCGCGGATGGCGCTGGCTGACCTGGCGCTCGATCCGTTCCACATCAGCGGCGGCGCCACTTCCGTCGCAGCGCTGTACGCAGGTGTCCCGGTCCTGACGCTGCGAGGACAATCGTTCCTCGCGCGCATGGGTAGCTCGATAAACTCCCGTCTCGGGATGGACGCTCTCGATTGCACGACGCCGGAGCAATACGTAATGACCGCCGTCGAGCTGGCGCTGAATCCCGCGGCACTGGCGGCGGTCAAGGATCAGCTCAAGGAGACACGGCGAACGCACCGCTTCTTCGACACCGGCGCGTTTGTGCACTCGCTGGAGGAGGCGCTGCGGATCGCCTGGGAACGCCATGCGGCCGGACAGGCGCCGGCCGACATCAGGGTGACGGACTCGCCATCGGGCTGA
- a CDS encoding OmpP1/FadL family transporter — protein sequence MKVFTRHALVSAFAFALASPVSVYATNGMWMIGYGAKGTAMGGAGVAYPQDAMAAAYNPASMTEVGEARLDATVEFFRPPRSVTHDPSLLLGDTSERSKDDLFPIPAIGAVLSSPGTPIAMGMAVIGAGLGTNYAQSNGTFFDPTSPANPANPNLDAYNRVGVFLMQMQMLPSMAYKVSENHSVGASLVIAMQTFRAFGLESFASNQIPISGDPEHLTNKGYDWSFGWGWRAGWFGKFLDGKLNLGLNYAPRVSMQKFNRYSGLFAEHGEFDIPESITAGLAIKVTPKMNVAFDVQRIYWNDVKSIGNPGPVDTSDFNPLCPGTDPAICKLGGDLGMGFGWTNQTVYKLGFDYKYRKDLVLRAGLNYGKTPIPNDQVLFNMLAPATTEKHLTFGATYTLANKDELTLGFMHAFEKTIEGPTAFRTSGTAGPGVNAAISMSQTSFSIAYGLKF from the coding sequence ATGAAGGTATTCACCAGGCACGCGCTCGTATCAGCGTTTGCATTTGCGTTGGCGTCCCCTGTCAGCGTCTATGCCACCAACGGCATGTGGATGATCGGGTATGGCGCCAAAGGCACCGCCATGGGCGGCGCCGGTGTTGCGTATCCGCAGGATGCGATGGCCGCCGCCTACAACCCTGCCAGCATGACAGAGGTCGGCGAAGCGCGGCTCGACGCAACCGTTGAGTTCTTCCGCCCGCCACGCAGTGTTACGCATGACCCTTCGTTATTGCTCGGCGATACCAGCGAGCGCAGCAAGGACGATCTCTTTCCCATTCCCGCCATCGGCGCGGTGCTCTCCAGCCCGGGCACACCCATCGCCATGGGCATGGCGGTCATTGGCGCGGGGCTGGGCACCAATTATGCGCAGTCGAATGGCACTTTCTTCGACCCAACATCTCCGGCCAATCCTGCCAATCCAAACTTGGATGCATACAACCGTGTCGGTGTGTTTCTGATGCAAATGCAAATGCTGCCGAGCATGGCCTATAAGGTGAGTGAAAATCACAGTGTCGGAGCCAGTCTCGTCATCGCCATGCAGACATTCAGGGCATTTGGTCTCGAATCGTTCGCCAGCAACCAAATTCCGATATCCGGCGATCCTGAGCATTTGACAAACAAAGGCTACGACTGGTCGTTCGGCTGGGGATGGCGCGCCGGCTGGTTCGGGAAATTTCTGGACGGCAAACTGAATCTCGGCCTGAATTACGCGCCACGAGTTTCCATGCAGAAATTCAACCGTTACTCGGGACTTTTTGCCGAACATGGCGAATTCGACATCCCCGAGAGCATAACGGCCGGTCTCGCCATCAAGGTGACACCCAAGATGAACGTTGCCTTCGATGTGCAACGCATTTACTGGAATGATGTGAAGTCCATCGGCAATCCGGGCCCGGTTGACACCTCTGACTTCAACCCGCTCTGTCCGGGCACTGACCCTGCCATATGCAAGCTCGGCGGCGATCTCGGCATGGGTTTCGGCTGGACGAATCAGACCGTTTACAAGCTTGGTTTTGATTACAAGTACAGAAAAGATCTGGTTCTGCGTGCAGGGTTGAACTATGGCAAGACGCCTATCCCGAATGATCAGGTGTTGTTCAACATGCTGGCACCGGCGACCACCGAGAAACATCTCACGTTCGGCGCGACCTACACGCTTGCCAACAAAGACGAGCTGACGCTCGGTTTCATGCATGCTTTTGAGAAAACCATTGAGGGACCTACGGCATTCCGCACTTCTGGCACTGCGGGTCCGGGTGTTAATGCCGCCATTTCCATGAGCCAGACTTCGTTCAGCATCGCCTACGGTCTGAAGTTCTAG
- a CDS encoding VPLPA-CTERM sorting domain-containing protein, giving the protein MNPRMKKALIASTIAVTLGATNAQAALVTNVLGPYNWYTDRGNMTLLDPTGYVWAGTNDIAIAWDGNAYNASSDYAGPGSAANLTASSTTSFLGHMWTAHDIQVFIPGTYSFDVTAGGHPNDYETGTLTAMVGSGQLGMHMLFDWNSVKNMDLFVVWAANSVFGPGIAHSANPSGCNSVYDRTIQNCLWDGPGYAGGLSSNKPAGSTIWMLSSTDGNGDGIMGIPGATGSAFQGHNFNFNANLAPVVIDPIPLPAAAWLFGSGLLGLFGVARRKKNVRHS; this is encoded by the coding sequence ATGAATCCGCGCATGAAAAAAGCGCTCATTGCTTCCACTATTGCTGTGACGCTCGGGGCAACGAATGCCCAGGCCGCACTTGTTACTAATGTGCTTGGCCCCTACAACTGGTACACCGACCGAGGAAACATGACCTTGCTTGATCCGACTGGTTATGTCTGGGCTGGCACCAATGACATCGCCATCGCGTGGGACGGTAACGCCTACAATGCCAGCTCCGACTACGCTGGCCCGGGCAGCGCCGCAAACCTGACCGCTTCGTCGACGACCAGTTTTCTCGGACATATGTGGACGGCGCACGACATTCAGGTCTTTATACCGGGCACGTACTCCTTCGATGTGACGGCAGGCGGTCATCCTAATGACTACGAGACAGGCACGTTGACCGCGATGGTCGGCAGCGGCCAGCTCGGCATGCACATGCTGTTCGACTGGAATTCCGTGAAAAACATGGATCTGTTTGTGGTGTGGGCTGCGAATAGCGTTTTCGGTCCCGGTATTGCCCACAGCGCGAATCCTTCCGGCTGCAATTCTGTCTACGACCGAACCATCCAGAACTGCTTATGGGATGGTCCAGGCTATGCGGGTGGGCTCAGTAGCAACAAACCCGCCGGCAGCACCATTTGGATGCTGTCCTCTACCGATGGCAACGGCGATGGCATCATGGGTATTCCGGGTGCCACCGGTTCTGCATTCCAAGGGCACAATTTCAACTTTAATGCCAACCTGGCACCCGTGGTGATAGATCCCATACCGCTCCCGGCCGCGGCGTGGCTGTTCGGCTCGGGCCTGTTGGGATTGTTCGGTGTCGCGCGCCGCAAGAAGAACGTACGGCATAGTTAA